The Nitrospirota bacterium genome contains a region encoding:
- a CDS encoding PEP-CTERM sorting domain-containing protein, with protein MKKICLFLVLVTIVVLILPETGKATVVNPYPAFFADDDGSELFVPNSTVLSVEGYDYAGSLGFPSYFGFFYNSAPLDPIVIFGQEDQGSTQAARIDFDNGVVYDVDDSNSVQSTFTVEGNPIGFFLWFDPTPYGSPLFLTTVPSFNPGKFDFAGTFPYLNNPSNYGIIFELPNGTPLSLHLVGGLTAVPEPSTLFLLGSGLIGLAAYGKKRSRKKV; from the coding sequence ATGAAAAAGATATGCTTGTTTTTAGTATTGGTGACGATAGTGGTTTTAATTCTTCCTGAAACAGGAAAGGCCACTGTGGTCAACCCTTATCCTGCATTTTTTGCAGACGATGATGGTTCAGAACTATTTGTGCCAAATTCTACGGTACTGAGTGTCGAGGGTTATGATTATGCTGGTTCTCTGGGGTTTCCCAGTTATTTTGGTTTCTTTTATAATAGTGCTCCACTCGATCCCATTGTAATATTTGGTCAGGAGGATCAAGGCTCAACTCAGGCAGCCCGAATAGATTTTGATAACGGCGTAGTTTACGATGTTGATGATAGTAATTCAGTACAATCAACATTTACTGTTGAAGGAAATCCAATTGGATTCTTTCTCTGGTTTGATCCAACCCCATATGGATCCCCGCTGTTTTTAACTACAGTGCCTTCGTTTAACCCTGGTAAATTCGATTTCGCAGGGACATTCCCTTATTTAAATAATCCTTCGAATTATGGGATTATTTTTGAACTACCGAACGGAACGCCTCTTTCCCTTCATCTCGTTGGCGGTCTAACGGCTGTTCCAGAGCCATCGACGCTGTTTTTGCTCGGCTCCGGGTTAATAGGACTTGCAGCATATGGGAAAAAGAGGTCCAGGAAAAAAGTATGA
- a CDS encoding sugar transferase — protein sequence MTKKAVILAGGPNQFNLNRPLALWPLINYSILEHLILSLSVAGFDHIIIALSDSPDKAYIQNHARKVIPSKTSVTFHWSMSHRGTAGSLKELEREIRDEDAFILMNGSIFLNGVKWDSLYRSHQDNGALITAVVCSNKKKDERLEGVRITPDWQIQEVYRPHFSMDRRNGYQLAGIYLLSKKILSYIPDTGYMDLKEQLIPKIAKEGRYGIAFNDFCSNPPQIESIEDYFLLHRTLLHNENFVNSLKKEFKEVMDGVWIENEVELSPNAYVLGPVVLRKGSRIEDFAQIIGPSVIGNNCHISKGALVRESVLWDNVKLSSNTKLQYSVLTNEAISNIKNIPVSFNTLMTSNKVDVRNTFFISRFDSNWTYKIGKRIIDIVLGVICILFFLPLFFLISLAIKSDSSGPVLFFQKRCGRDGKEFCMFKFRTMVKNAEKLQKEVSPRNEVDGPMFKVSNDPRVTRVGRFLRKSSLDELPQLFNVLKGEMSFVGPRPLKMEEMAFCPSWRDLRLRVKPGITGLWQVSGKSLVSFNKWIYYDVEYIKNQSLGLDIKILYKTLRVVWKGQGAT from the coding sequence ATGACAAAAAAGGCAGTTATCCTGGCTGGTGGCCCCAATCAATTTAATCTCAACAGGCCCCTGGCTCTATGGCCACTGATCAACTATTCTATCTTAGAGCACCTTATCCTCTCTTTATCTGTTGCAGGATTTGATCACATTATCATAGCCCTGTCTGATTCTCCTGATAAAGCTTATATCCAGAATCATGCGAGGAAGGTAATTCCTTCAAAAACATCTGTAACTTTCCATTGGAGTATGTCTCATAGAGGCACGGCTGGATCTCTAAAAGAATTAGAAAGGGAAATAAGGGATGAAGATGCCTTTATTCTGATGAATGGAAGTATATTCCTCAATGGAGTGAAATGGGACAGTCTGTACAGATCTCATCAGGATAATGGCGCATTGATTACAGCAGTAGTCTGTAGCAACAAAAAAAAAGATGAACGGCTTGAAGGGGTTCGGATTACACCGGATTGGCAAATCCAGGAGGTATACAGGCCTCATTTCTCAATGGACCGAAGGAATGGATATCAACTTGCTGGAATTTATCTTCTTTCAAAAAAAATCCTAAGCTATATCCCGGACACTGGTTATATGGATCTCAAGGAGCAGCTTATTCCCAAAATTGCAAAAGAGGGTAGATACGGAATTGCCTTTAACGATTTCTGCTCTAATCCTCCGCAGATAGAGTCTATAGAGGATTATTTCCTTCTACACCGAACCCTGCTGCATAATGAGAATTTTGTCAACTCTCTTAAAAAAGAGTTTAAAGAGGTGATGGATGGGGTTTGGATAGAAAATGAGGTTGAATTATCGCCTAATGCCTATGTGCTTGGTCCGGTGGTATTAAGAAAGGGTAGCAGGATAGAAGATTTCGCACAGATAATTGGTCCCTCGGTGATTGGAAATAACTGCCATATTTCGAAAGGGGCGCTGGTTCGTGAAAGTGTACTGTGGGATAATGTAAAACTTTCTTCAAATACGAAGTTACAGTATTCTGTACTGACAAATGAGGCCATATCAAATATCAAAAATATTCCTGTCTCTTTTAATACTTTAATGACTTCGAATAAAGTGGATGTCCGAAACACTTTTTTCATCAGCAGATTTGACTCTAACTGGACATATAAAATAGGGAAACGGATTATTGATATTGTTTTGGGAGTTATATGTATTCTCTTTTTTCTGCCTCTTTTTTTCCTGATAAGTCTTGCAATAAAGTCAGATAGTAGCGGGCCTGTTTTATTTTTTCAAAAACGTTGTGGCAGGGATGGCAAAGAGTTTTGTATGTTTAAATTTCGAACGATGGTCAAGAATGCAGAAAAACTCCAAAAAGAAGTATCTCCCAGGAATGAAGTTGATGGTCCTATGTTTAAAGTCTCCAATGATCCCCGTGTTACCAGAGTAGGCAGATTTCTCAGAAAATCAAGTCTTGACGAACTACCCCAGTTATTTAATGTCCTCAAAGGAGAGATGAGTTTTGTGGGCCCAAGACCTCTAAAAATGGAAGAGATGGCGTTTTGTCCAAGCTGGCGGGATTTAAGGTTACGTGTGAAACCTGGTATTACAGGGCTCTGGCAGGTTAGTGGAAAATCCCTTGTTTCCTTTAACAAATGGATTTATTATGATGTTGAATATATAAAAAATCAATCCCTTGGGTTGGATATTAAAATCTTATATAAGACCTTAAGAGTAGTTTGGAAAGGTCAGGGGGCGACGTGA